Below is a genomic region from Rosa chinensis cultivar Old Blush chromosome 5, RchiOBHm-V2, whole genome shotgun sequence.
AAAATTAGTTGTTGTGGATGAAGCTAAATATTGCATAATAAAATGGTTTCTGAAACTCGCATAAtacaaaagcccggcccggcccgaaaaatgGTGGgctacccggcccggcccgtaaaagcccgcaaggcccgccttatatggacgggcttggatccgtTGATTTACAATGAGGCCCGGCCCGTCACTATTTAAAAATCTCATTAGGcccgggccggcccggcccgggcccgctatgaatgggccgggccgggctcggcccggcccgttgacgaggccTAGCTTAGTGTAACCTAACAACTTACTCATTCACTCCAACAAGGTGAATggaataatatcaaaaatatattgacagaatttaaatattgacaaagaGATGAATTTTACATagatatatttataaataatatcaaaaatatatataataaatatatatatatatattttttagataattcttattgggtgggtatagggatggggatcaaaatactATCCCCACCCCGTACCAgatttcagaattcgaatacTGGCGTGGGGATCTccatccccgttacccgatttCCCCCAAATTTCTCCCCATTAGGGTCAAATACCCGATGGGTACCCTACCTTATGGGGATTAATGCCATCCCTAGAGGAGTAGTGCCCATTTTGTCATTCATCCTGTCAAGACGGGTTGTGACATAACAAACTTGACTGGGTTAGCTCGCGTCACTAGATGCACTGTGTAAGTTTGCATGTAATGTCTTAACTTTTGGATAGCGAAGAAGAGTGCGAGACAAATTTTCTCTATCGGTGGATAATTCAATTTCGGTCCTGTGAGAGTTCGACTCAAGTAATACAACGCCTTATCCTTCTTTgcttcattttcttgagctagGAGTGCTCCGAGTGATCACTAGTTAATACCCTGTGATTTGGTCCAAACTCAGATTTCTTATTTCCTTCATCGAAAGATGACAACCTATTGAACACGGAAGCTCGAGTGGTCGTTTGGGTGATACGATTGAAAACTGAGACTCATCTTGTTGAAGTATCGACACGATCGAATACAGAGACTCGAGGTGCCAGCTCATCAACTTGTTCAGGCATCGCAGCTTGAGAATTAGAACGAATGagatcaagtgcagaaacgCGAGGGGCAGTTTCAGATCCTTGAGTCTCTTCTTCTATTACTTCAACACTAATGTGTTGTGTGTTTGCCTTCACAACTTTTCTTCTTCCCgaaattttgattggtttgccTGGTGCAAAACCAAGACCTTCTTTAGTAGGGTCAGTTGTGCATCCTTGCTCTCTCAATCTCCTTTGAGATTCATTAAGCTCATGCACCTTTTTACCATAGATGACTTGGCCACCTTGCTTGCTTGACTAACCGAAGTCATATCCAGCCTTTGCTAGCAGCTTGTAAGCGTTAAGGTCGAATCCTTCCGTTGTCCTTTTGTCTGGAAGTGTCCCATGCTCTGTCTTGTCTTGAATCGGTTTGACAAACCCCTTTAGCGGCTGCTTGGTGGGAGTTACGCTGCTCAACTTTGTCAACGGTATGGTTGATGTTTCTTTTAACAATTCTATGTCCTTCTCATCTAGCTTTCGCGGATGTTCTTGCTCATTTGCCTCCAAAAAAGGAGACTCCCCTTCTTCTTGCCTAGACCTTGTCACGTAACGAAGAACTGGAGCAGAGGAgctgattttgttctttgaagctGTCACTTTAGTTTCCGACGAAACTTTATGTGGTTCCTCAGTGGAATTTCTTGCCATGCTGGATTCCACTTATTACGCAACTCTGCAGTCTTCCCTGTAGAAGGTActccaactgggagaacttcctttATTGTTTCATCATCCATGTAGAACTTGGAATCCGCAAAGTAAGATTTAGCTTCAGTGAATGGTTTAGTATCACCTGCTACTGTTTTTCCTCTGCCATCGTAGAACTTGAAGCATTGATGAAGAGTGGAGGGGACAACACCATTTTTGTGAACCCACGGTCGTCCTAACAATAAATTGTAGGAGGTCTTTGCATCGATCACGTGAAATAGAGTATTCGACTTCATTTCTCTAATCATCATATCTACTCTGATCATCCCTATGGCTCTTTGTCCCCTTtggttgaagccttgaatcaTGAGATGGCTTCGGGACAACTCCTCCATGTTGATGCCAAGCTGCTTCATAGTCGATCTAGGCATGATGTTTACAGCGGACCCTCCGTCTACATGCATGCGGTTTATCTTTTGATCACGCACATACCTTGACACGAAGAGAGGTCTATTATGCGGCTTAGAGCCCAACTGAAGATCTTCATCCGTAAAGTGGATGGCATCACAATCTGCAACACACATGACGCATTCCTTCGGTTTCACCTTGTTAATGTCTGTGGAGTTCTTGCCCATGTTGATCAACACCTGTACCAAAGCACATCTTGTTGATTTTGGCAATTGTAGTAGATCAGAGATGCTAAAGTGCAATGGTAGGTCTTCTAGCTGCTTCAACACCTCAGTCTCCTTTGACGTTTGGTTCATATTGACCGTGCTTGACTCAGCCTTggcagaatccttcgaaccaaatTCATAGCTTGTCGTCATGTGGGCAGTTCTCACCTTTTCTTGTTTGTTGCCTTTCTTGGGAAAGGCTTTTGTTGATGAAGCCACACCATTGGGTCTTTGAACAAAAGGATCGCTCCTTTCTTTAACAAATCTTGTCTTATCTTTCTCAAGACACTGACGATTTTCTTGTGACTGCTTATATTTTGCTTGAGTGATAGGTACACATGGCGATGGGCTCTTGCGTGCCTTCTTTCGAGTGACAAGTATCAATCCCTCGTCATCAACAACTGAGTCAATTTTAGGGGTTGCAACAGGTGCGAGGCTCGCTTGTTGGGTTGGCTTGACTTCCTCCAACTTTGACTTCATGCATGGCTTTCTCGAAAGATGATATGGTGCTTTCATTGGAAGAGGAGGCAACGAGGCAGGCTCGAATGAACCAAACTCGATGGTAATGCAGTTTACCTCAGCAACATCGTCGACATCCAGCTCgatccttccttgcttggcgaGATTCATTATTAAATCTTTCAAAACAAAGCATTTCTCCACTGGGTGACTAACGAGCTGATGGTACTTGCAGTATTTTGAATCCTTAACACGATGCATTTCCTCGGGCCGCTTGCATTCTGGGAGCTCTATCACCTTCTTCTCAAGTAGATCTTCCAACATGCCTGCCACGTCAGAatctgggaagggatatgtctttTGTTGCCATTCCTTTAACGAATGCTTTGTTCTGTCGAAGGTGTGAGTTGGCTCAGCTTTCTTAACCTCCTTATCTCATGTCGAGATTTTAACTGGGGCAATGTTGACGGTCATCGATTCTTTTGCAGATTTCTTCGGTACCTTATCAATCTTGCTTCCAAAGACCTTGTCTTTCCTTTGGTCAACAATTGACTCCTTCTTCCCTTTGTGACTAGCTATACTCAACTCCATGTCGTGTGCTCGCGTAGCTAGCTCTTCAAATGTATGGGGCTTGATCCCCTGCAGGATGTATAGTAAATCAAAGTGCATACCTTGGATGCACATTTCCACTACAGATACTTCTGACAATCGATCTTTGCAATCGAGACTCCACGAATGCCACCTATTGATGTAATCAATTGCGTGTTCATCCTTCCATTGCTTGGTGCTAGTAAGTTCCATCATGCTCACTGTGCGTCTAGTGCTATAGAAAGGATTCAGGAACTCACGCTCCATCTGATCCCAACTGTCGATTGACTCAGGTTCCAGATCAGTGTACCATTCAAAGGCGTTTCCTTTTAATGAACGTACAAACTGCTTAACAAGATGATCTCCCTCCGTTCCTGCATTGTTGCAAGTCTCGACAAAATGGGCAATATGTTGTTTTGGATTACCCTTCCCCTCGAATTGCTGAAACTTGGGCGGTTGGTACCCATGTGGCATCCTCAAGCTATCCACTCTTTTTGTGTATGGCTTGGAATATGTGAGAGAATCACGAGAGGTACCTCCATGTTGAGCTCTAATGGAGTTGTTGATCATGTCTTGCAGCTGCTGGACGGACAAAGAACCAAGTGGACTTTCACTGTCTTTGTCATTTGTctttgaagtttcttcttgtttctctttGTCATTCTTGTATGGAATCCTAGcagaatcctcatcattttgtttctgGAGCTTGCTCCAAAGGTGAGCAATCTGCATATCTTTTTCTTCGACGGTATTAGTGAGCTTTTGAACCGCCTCCATCAGATTAGCTACCTGCTCTTCGAGCGTGGTTGCCCCAGTCACCATGACTTGCATTGCTGAGAGGTGAGAAGCGTTGTATGCCGCATCCTAGAAGTGTTATTTTCTTCAGGATCAGGACTTCCATGGTATGATCCGGTGCTTGAATTGTCATCAGAGGCAGGTGAGAACGACCGCTCCCTTGATTTTGTATTTGGAGCTTATCTCTCTTCACTTCGAGGGACATGCTTCCctacccctaaactttccagggTGATGATTG
It encodes:
- the LOC112203951 gene encoding uncharacterized protein LOC112203951; translated protein: MLEDLLEKKVIELPECKRPEEMHRVKDSKYCKYHQLVSHPVEKCFVLKDLIMNLAKQGRIELDVDDVAEVNCITIEFGSFEPASLPPLPMKAPYHLSRKPCMKSKLEEVKPTQQASLAPVATPKIDSVVDDEGLILVTRKKARKSPSPCVPITQAKYKQSQENRQCLEKDKTRFVKERSDPFVQRPNGVASSTKAFPKKGNKQEKVRTAHMTTSYEFGSKDSAKAESSTVNMNQTSKETEVLKQLEDLPLHFSISDLLQLPKSTRCALVQVLINMGKNSTDINKVKPKECVMCVADCDAIHFTDEDLQLGSKPHNRPLFVSRYVRDQKINRMHVDGGSAVNIMPRSTMKQLGINMEELSRSHLMIQGFNQRGQRAIGMIRVDMMIREMKSNTLFHVIDAKTSYNLLLGRPWVHKNGVVPSTLHQCFKFYDGRGKTVAGDTKPFTEAKSYFADSKFYMDDETIKEVLPVGVPSTGKTAELRNKWNPAWQEIPLRNHIKFRRKLK